In Oscillatoria acuminata PCC 6304, a single window of DNA contains:
- the ltrA gene encoding group II intron reverse transcriptase/maturase: MTVAMNTVKTSLKTTETWNAIPWTKVQRKVFKLQKRIFQAAKSGQDAKARRLQKLLTSSYYARLLAVRKVTQDNQGKKTAGIDGVKSLKPKQRLELAKDLGKHSKAKALRRVWIPKPGRDEKRPLGIPIIRDRAEQALVKQALEPEWEARFEGTSYGFRPGRSAHDAIGRIYASINQGSYYVLDADITKCFDKINHEYLLSKLDCCLQHRRQIKQWLKAGVVDNGIFEDTESGTPQGGVISPLLANIALDGMARLIEELYPKRKGQKVKATLIRYADDFVVISPEIEIINQCKIALENWLKFVGLELKPEKTKICHTLREIEVNGEKVTPGFDFLGFTIRQYPVGKYKSGKTGGANSRLIGHKTHIKPSAKAIKAHSEALKGVIKNHKTAPQAALISRLNPIIRGWSNYYSGVVSMETFNQMDHNIWQQLRAWTVSRCGQANLEKLRKYFHKVTVKIGNGKERNEKWLFQAKDGLSLWKHSYTQITRHTLVKPEASPYDGNWSYWATRRGTSLEVPMRVAKLLKKHSGRCSRCGQYFAMEDLMEVDHIQPLSMGGKDEYRNLQLLHRHCHDKKTAEDMQNVKSYQ, encoded by the coding sequence ATGACAGTAGCAATGAATACGGTTAAAACGAGTTTAAAGACTACGGAAACATGGAACGCAATTCCTTGGACAAAAGTTCAAAGAAAAGTATTTAAGTTGCAAAAACGTATTTTCCAAGCGGCTAAATCGGGACAGGATGCCAAAGCAAGAAGGTTGCAAAAACTTCTAACTTCATCATACTACGCTAGGCTCTTAGCGGTCAGGAAAGTGACCCAAGATAACCAAGGCAAGAAGACGGCAGGGATAGATGGTGTAAAATCCTTAAAACCCAAACAACGTCTCGAACTTGCTAAGGACCTTGGTAAACACTCTAAAGCCAAAGCACTCAGAAGGGTTTGGATTCCCAAACCAGGACGTGATGAAAAGCGCCCATTGGGTATCCCAATCATTAGAGATAGAGCCGAGCAAGCCTTGGTTAAACAAGCCTTAGAACCCGAATGGGAAGCTAGGTTTGAAGGGACGAGCTATGGGTTTCGACCCGGACGCTCTGCTCACGACGCAATAGGTCGTATCTACGCATCCATAAATCAGGGCAGTTACTATGTCCTAGATGCAGATATAACCAAATGCTTCGACAAGATTAACCATGAATACCTACTGTCCAAATTAGATTGTTGTTTACAACACCGTCGCCAAATCAAACAATGGTTAAAGGCAGGGGTAGTGGATAATGGCATATTTGAGGATACTGAAAGCGGGACACCTCAAGGAGGGGTAATAAGTCCACTCCTGGCCAACATTGCATTGGATGGAATGGCCAGGTTAATCGAAGAACTGTATCCAAAAAGGAAAGGTCAGAAAGTCAAGGCCACCTTAATCAGATATGCTGATGATTTCGTAGTAATCTCACCAGAGATTGAAATCATCAATCAATGCAAGATAGCTTTGGAAAACTGGCTAAAGTTTGTAGGACTTGAGCTTAAACCTGAAAAGACCAAAATATGCCACACACTTAGAGAAATCGAAGTAAATGGAGAAAAGGTCACACCAGGATTTGATTTTCTCGGATTTACCATCAGGCAATATCCAGTAGGTAAATACAAGTCCGGGAAAACAGGAGGCGCAAACAGCAGACTAATCGGGCATAAAACCCATATCAAGCCAAGCGCCAAAGCAATCAAAGCCCACAGTGAAGCGCTAAAGGGTGTCATCAAAAATCATAAAACTGCACCCCAAGCGGCTCTGATAAGTAGACTAAACCCAATCATCAGAGGGTGGAGTAATTACTACTCAGGAGTAGTTTCAATGGAAACCTTCAACCAAATGGACCATAATATTTGGCAACAATTGAGGGCATGGACAGTATCAAGATGCGGTCAGGCAAACCTTGAAAAGCTGAGAAAATATTTCCATAAGGTCACGGTTAAAATCGGAAACGGAAAGGAAAGAAATGAGAAGTGGCTGTTTCAAGCAAAAGACGGATTAAGTCTCTGGAAACACTCCTATACTCAAATTACAAGGCATACATTGGTCAAGCCAGAAGCATCCCCGTATGACGGAAATTGGAGTTATTGGGCAACTAGAAGAGGAACCTCATTAGAAGTTCCAATGCGAGTAGCAAAATTGCTTAAAAAGCACTCAGGCCGATGTTCACGTTGCGGACAATATTTCGCAATGGAAGACTTGATGGAGGTTGACCACATCCAGCCACTCTCAATGGGAGGTAAAGATGAATACCGAAATCTACAGTTATTGCATCGGCACTGTCACGATAAAAAGACGGCTGAAGATATGCAGAACGTCAAGTCGTACCAATGA
- a CDS encoding phosphotransferase, with protein MPNPTLPDYDWLISALPTLEQKLLPDISPPLRIFLHSGEQYWLPASSGNIPQILRGFTKTGDRKNRLVAAAKSCLGKGLKIQTSANSIRLCQINKGVRIFYPNVTLKARQAPQTASSATTNPLPPTWWEREKLGRDDIQKKLGDSIKTPKVLAFGEEAGVAYCLEERVSCQPINPQIDRDRQRMKDQFTPLLMKWYETVEWQPLSTAFKTTPDLLFHQALTSPAMAEIKSAQADTFRQLVDHFSTYEVDVPFSICHGDMCINNVGVTPTGEFILLDWETWGTHPIVAEFARFIISFSVGSEIHNAIRQIYAQRFEQPPEAFEFQLLFYYLLEFSQKLISYSQMQNPQERYRRLQKLPFLDAATEMGQLLKLM; from the coding sequence TTGCCTAATCCCACACTACCCGATTATGATTGGTTAATATCCGCTTTACCTACCCTGGAGCAGAAGCTACTACCGGATATTTCCCCACCACTTCGCATTTTTTTGCACTCTGGCGAACAATACTGGCTTCCCGCTAGTTCGGGAAATATTCCCCAAATTTTACGGGGCTTCACTAAGACCGGGGACAGGAAAAATCGGCTGGTTGCTGCTGCAAAAAGTTGTCTGGGAAAGGGACTTAAAATCCAGACCAGTGCTAATTCTATTCGCCTCTGTCAGATTAATAAAGGGGTCAGAATTTTCTATCCCAATGTCACCCTTAAAGCCCGTCAAGCTCCTCAAACAGCTTCTTCAGCAACCACTAATCCGTTACCACCCACCTGGTGGGAACGGGAGAAGCTGGGAAGAGACGATATCCAGAAAAAATTAGGGGATTCTATTAAAACACCCAAGGTTCTGGCTTTTGGGGAAGAAGCAGGAGTTGCTTATTGCCTCGAAGAACGAGTTTCCTGTCAACCCATAAATCCTCAGATCGATCGCGATCGCCAAAGGATGAAAGACCAGTTTACCCCCCTTTTGATGAAGTGGTATGAAACCGTTGAATGGCAACCGCTTTCAACAGCCTTTAAAACTACGCCAGATCTGCTGTTCCATCAGGCATTAACCAGTCCAGCAATGGCTGAAATAAAATCTGCACAAGCTGATACCTTTCGTCAACTCGTTGATCACTTCTCAACTTACGAGGTCGATGTTCCCTTCAGTATTTGTCATGGGGATATGTGTATAAATAATGTCGGTGTTACCCCCACAGGAGAGTTTATTTTACTCGATTGGGAAACCTGGGGCACCCATCCCATTGTTGCAGAGTTCGCTCGTTTTATTATCTCTTTTAGTGTTGGCAGTGAAATTCACAACGCCATTCGCCAGATCTATGCTCAACGGTTCGAGCAACCCCCTGAAGCCTTCGAGTTCCAATTGCTGTTTTATTACCTATTGGAATTTAGTCAAAAGCTCATTAGTTACTCCCAAATGCAGAATCCTCAAGAGCGCTATCGTCGTCTCCAAAAGCTCCCCTTTCTCGATGCAGCTACTGAAATGGGGCAGCTTTTGAAGCTAATGTGA
- a CDS encoding WD40 repeat domain-containing protein yields the protein MTDFSDQLNKVSPEKRRSALDTLPGHLLNTAQTGRLHQLLTDFDFIQAKLAELGVQALIEDYNLAMKSDVLLNVEQRETLELIAGALRRSAHVLEEDTTQLAGQLWGRLLSFDRPEIIALLEQTKQAQKKPWFRPLTANLTPPGGSLIRTFSGHSRWVNVVAIALDGQKAVSASWDNTLKLWDLATGSELATFRGHSWWVNAVAITPDGQQAVSASLDNALKLWDLATGSELATFRGHSGWVSAVAITSDGQQAISASWDNTLKLWDLATGLALANFRGHSDWVNAVAITPDGQQAVSASRDKTLKLWDLTTRWQLATFRRHHSGPVLAVAIAPDGKRAVSASSDKTLKLWDLETGTELATLRGHSGWVYAVAIAPDGKQVVSASRDKTLKLWDLATGEVLVTFTGEAAMVSCAIAPDGVTVVAGDGSGVVHFLRLEGLRG from the coding sequence ATGACCGACTTCAGCGATCAACTCAACAAAGTCTCCCCAGAAAAACGACGTTCTGCTCTGGACACTCTGCCCGGTCATCTCCTCAACACAGCCCAAACCGGACGGCTGCACCAATTGCTGACCGATTTTGACTTTATCCAAGCAAAATTAGCGGAGTTGGGGGTGCAAGCCTTAATTGAAGATTACAATTTGGCGATGAAATCCGATGTATTGCTGAACGTGGAACAGAGGGAAACCCTGGAATTAATCGCTGGAGCGTTGCGGCGATCGGCTCATGTTTTAGAAGAGGATACAACCCAACTGGCGGGGCAACTTTGGGGGCGGTTGCTCTCCTTTGATCGGCCTGAAATAATCGCTTTACTGGAACAGACCAAACAAGCCCAGAAAAAACCCTGGTTTCGTCCCCTCACTGCCAACCTCACCCCTCCCGGTGGGTCACTGATTCGCACCTTCTCTGGGCATAGTCGCTGGGTAAATGTAGTAGCGATCGCCCTTGATGGACAAAAAGCGGTTTCCGCATCCTGGGATAACACCCTGAAACTGTGGGATTTGGCTACGGGGTCGGAACTGGCCACTTTCAGGGGGCATAGTTGGTGGGTAAATGCAGTAGCCATTACCCCGGACGGTCAACAAGCGGTTTCCGCATCATTGGATAACGCCCTGAAACTGTGGGATTTGGCTACGGGGTCGGAACTGGCCACCTTCAGGGGGCATAGTGGCTGGGTAAGTGCAGTAGCCATTACCTCAGACGGTCAACAAGCGATTTCCGCATCCTGGGACAATACCCTGAAACTGTGGGATTTGGCTACCGGGTTGGCACTGGCAAATTTCAGGGGGCATAGTGACTGGGTAAATGCAGTAGCCATTACCCCGGACGGTCAACAAGCGGTTTCCGCATCCAGGGATAAAACCCTGAAACTGTGGGATTTGACTACGCGGTGGCAACTGGCCACCTTCAGGAGGCATCATAGTGGCCCGGTACTAGCAGTAGCCATCGCCCCCGACGGGAAACGAGCGGTCTCGGCATCGTCAGATAAAACCCTGAAACTGTGGGATTTGGAGACCGGGACGGAACTCGCCACCCTCAGAGGGCATAGTGGCTGGGTATATGCAGTAGCGATCGCCCCGGACGGAAAACAAGTGGTTTCCGCATCCAGGGATAAAACCCTGAAACTGTGGGATTTGGCCACGGGGGAAGTGTTAGTCACCTTTACCGGGGAGGCTGCAATGGTTTCCTGTGCCATTGCACCGGATGGGGTGACAGTGGTGGCGGGGGATGGGTCGGGGGTGGTGCATTTTCTGCGGTTGGAGGGGTTGAGGGGTTGA